Proteins found in one Sorghum bicolor cultivar BTx623 chromosome 1, Sorghum_bicolor_NCBIv3, whole genome shotgun sequence genomic segment:
- the LOC8085686 gene encoding defensin Ec-AMP-D2 isoform X2: MELSRKLFTAVVLVMLLLVATEIGAVAVAEARTCQSQSHRFRGPCVRRENCANVCRTEGFPDGKCRGFRRRCFCLTHCRN; this comes from the exons ATGGAGCTCTCTCGCAAGCTCTTCACGGCCGTCGTCCTCGTCATGCTGCTGCTCGTGGCCACAG AGATcggggcggtggcggtggcggaggcGAGGACGTGCCAGTCGCAGAGCCACAGGTTCCGCGGCCCCTGCGTGCGCCGGGAAAACTGCGCCAACGTCTGCAGGACCGAGGGCTTCCCCGACGGCAAGTGCCGCGGCTtccgccgccgctgcttctGCCTCACGCACTGCCGCAACTGA
- the LOC8085686 gene encoding defensin Ec-AMP-D2 isoform X1: MELSRKLFTAVVLVMLLLVATGTQIGAVAVAEARTCQSQSHRFRGPCVRRENCANVCRTEGFPDGKCRGFRRRCFCLTHCRN, from the exons ATGGAGCTCTCTCGCAAGCTCTTCACGGCCGTCGTCCTCGTCATGCTGCTGCTCGTGGCCACAGGTACGC AGATcggggcggtggcggtggcggaggcGAGGACGTGCCAGTCGCAGAGCCACAGGTTCCGCGGCCCCTGCGTGCGCCGGGAAAACTGCGCCAACGTCTGCAGGACCGAGGGCTTCCCCGACGGCAAGTGCCGCGGCTtccgccgccgctgcttctGCCTCACGCACTGCCGCAACTGA